In the Peptoclostridium acidaminophilum DSM 3953 genome, one interval contains:
- the dnaA gene encoding chromosomal replication initiator protein DnaA: protein MNLNNLWENALKIIKTELTPASYNAFFSTIEPVKISKGSVILNVPNDFMKGILEARYMNIIEKSINQLSSEKYTVKFTIEKEEDDDDDVCPDETSDSTKSEALVYSNLNPKYTFDTFVIGNNNRFAHAACVAVSEAPSKAYNPLFIYGGVGLGKTHLMHAIGHHVVSQNPLAKVMYVSSEKFTNELINSIKDDRNEQFRNRYRNVDVLLVDDIQFIAGKERTQEEFFHTFNDLHGANKQIIISSDRTPKEIPTLEDRLRSRFEMGLIADIQPPDFETRVAILRKKAQTENIEIHNEVMSYIAKNIKSNIRELEGALIRVVAYSSLANREVTLELAGEALKDIITPSRPKEITVEIIKQKVAENFNIKMDDFSSKKRTRSIAYPRQVAMYLCRELTEMSLPKIGEEFGGRDHTTVIHAYDKISDDVKQDNSAGEKIKKIIADLKE from the coding sequence AAAAATAATAAAAACAGAACTCACTCCCGCAAGCTACAACGCATTTTTTTCCACTATAGAACCCGTTAAAATAAGCAAGGGCTCTGTTATTTTGAATGTTCCAAATGATTTCATGAAGGGTATTTTGGAAGCAAGGTATATGAATATCATTGAAAAATCAATAAACCAGCTATCGTCAGAAAAATATACTGTTAAATTCACAATTGAAAAGGAAGAAGATGACGATGATGATGTATGCCCGGATGAAACCTCTGATTCTACAAAATCTGAAGCCTTGGTATATTCCAATCTTAATCCCAAATATACGTTTGATACATTTGTAATAGGCAATAACAACAGATTTGCCCATGCCGCCTGCGTTGCAGTTTCAGAAGCTCCTTCAAAAGCATACAACCCTCTTTTCATATACGGAGGCGTCGGACTTGGCAAAACCCACCTCATGCATGCCATAGGACATCACGTGGTTTCTCAAAATCCACTTGCAAAAGTTATGTACGTTTCATCGGAAAAGTTTACAAACGAGCTTATCAACTCCATAAAGGACGACCGCAACGAACAGTTCAGAAACAGATACCGGAACGTAGACGTGCTTCTAGTTGACGATATACAGTTCATAGCCGGCAAGGAAAGGACTCAGGAGGAGTTTTTCCATACGTTCAACGACCTTCACGGTGCAAACAAACAAATTATAATCTCAAGTGACCGCACCCCAAAGGAAATACCAACACTCGAGGACCGCTTGAGATCCAGATTTGAAATGGGACTTATAGCAGATATACAGCCTCCAGATTTTGAAACGAGAGTAGCTATACTTCGGAAAAAAGCCCAGACAGAAAATATCGAGATTCACAATGAAGTCATGTCATATATAGCCAAGAATATTAAATCTAACATAAGAGAGCTTGAAGGCGCACTTATAAGAGTTGTTGCGTATTCATCACTCGCAAATAGGGAGGTAACCCTTGAGCTGGCTGGCGAAGCCTTAAAGGATATAATAACACCATCCAGACCTAAGGAAATAACCGTCGAAATCATAAAACAAAAGGTTGCTGAAAATTTCAATATAAAAATGGATGATTTCAGCTCTAAAAAAAGAACACGCTCTATTGCATATCCAAGACAAGTTGCTATGTATCTATGCCGCGAGCTGACAGAGATGTCTCTTCCAAAGATAGGAGAAGAATTTGGAGGCCGCGACCATACCACAGTGATACACGCATACGACAAGATCTCGGATGATGTCAAGCAGGACAACAGCGCTGGCGAAAAAATAAAAAAAATAATAGCTGACCTCAAAGAGTAG
- the dnaN gene encoding DNA polymerase III subunit beta, which translates to MKLLCSQKDLSQAINTVQRAVSQRTTMPILKGILLETSGDKLKLIGNDLELGIETYVDAQTIEEGSVIIDSKLFGEIVRKLPESYIHIESDEQNNITIKCEHSEFTLKGHSPVEYPQLPELDEGLLYDIEPQKLKDMIRQTVFAISQDETKPLLMGELFEIQGNSMSLVALDGYRLAISTSTIENTIGDISVIIPGKALMEINRTISGEEESMSMSFTQKHALFKLGSTRIITRLLEGEFINYKQIIPKDNSLVVTSSRRELQDSIERASLLAREGRNNLIKFSITDGLMIITSNSEVGNVYEEVNVTLEGGNLEIAFNSRYLLDSLKVLESEEMNMYFSSSVSPCVIKPADNPGYTYMLLPVRISSGS; encoded by the coding sequence ATGAAATTGTTGTGCAGTCAAAAAGATTTGTCTCAAGCCATTAACACAGTACAAAGAGCAGTATCTCAAAGAACAACTATGCCTATACTAAAAGGCATACTCCTTGAAACAAGCGGTGACAAACTCAAGCTTATAGGAAATGACCTTGAACTGGGGATAGAAACATATGTTGATGCCCAGACTATTGAAGAGGGATCCGTTATAATTGACTCGAAGCTTTTTGGTGAAATAGTAAGGAAATTGCCAGAATCATATATACATATAGAAAGTGATGAGCAAAATAACATAACAATAAAATGTGAGCATTCTGAATTTACGCTCAAGGGACATTCTCCTGTTGAATATCCACAGCTTCCGGAATTGGATGAAGGTTTACTCTATGATATAGAGCCTCAAAAATTAAAGGATATGATAAGACAGACTGTTTTTGCAATATCACAGGATGAGACTAAACCTTTGCTCATGGGAGAGCTATTTGAAATACAAGGTAACAGCATGAGCTTGGTTGCACTTGATGGCTACAGACTTGCAATAAGCACTTCTACCATAGAAAACACCATAGGAGATATAAGCGTAATAATACCGGGCAAAGCTCTGATGGAAATAAATAGAACAATAAGCGGCGAAGAAGAAAGCATGAGTATGTCATTCACTCAAAAGCACGCACTGTTTAAGCTCGGAAGCACAAGGATAATAACGAGACTTCTTGAGGGGGAGTTTATCAACTACAAGCAAATAATTCCAAAGGATAACTCTCTCGTTGTAACCTCAAGCAGAAGAGAGCTTCAGGACAGCATAGAAAGGGCATCGCTGCTTGCAAGGGAAGGCAGAAACAATCTCATAAAATTTTCAATAACAGACGGGCTAATGATTATAACCTCTAATTCGGAGGTTGGAAATGTGTACGAAGAGGTAAATGTAACACTAGAGGGTGGAAACCTTGAAATAGCATTTAATTCAAGATATCTGCTCGATTCTCTTAAGGTTCTTGAAAGTGAAGAGATGAACATGTATTTTTCAAGCAGTGTAAGTCCGTGCGTGATAAAGCCTGCAGACAATCCAGGATACACATACATGCTTTTGCCGGTTAGAATATCTTCAGGCAGCTAA
- the yaaA gene encoding S4 domain-containing protein YaaA, which translates to MLKIDITSEYIKLDQLLKYAEVTSSGGESKIMIQNGEVKVNGEVETRRGKKIFPGDIVEVGGEKIEIQG; encoded by the coding sequence ATATTGAAAATAGACATAACCTCTGAATATATAAAGCTGGACCAGCTTTTAAAATATGCAGAAGTGACATCTTCGGGCGGCGAATCCAAGATTATGATTCAAAACGGAGAGGTTAAGGTAAATGGTGAGGTTGAAACCAGGAGAGGAAAGAAGATCTTCCCTGGAGATATAGTGGAAGTCGGCGGTGAAAAAATCGAGATACAGGGATAA
- the recF gene encoding DNA replication/repair protein RecF (All proteins in this family for which functions are known are DNA-binding proteins that assist the filamentation of RecA onto DNA for the initiation of recombination or recombinational repair.), translating into MHLDSLRLVNYRNYSDVEISFNPNINIIVGKNGQGKTNILESIYFLAVGKSFRTSKDREAVKFGCKNAYIASNFIKNGRKNTLEFLIGSSSKAVKKNGLALLRMSELLGNLNVVVFSPEDIRILKDSPSERRRFIDREISQISPRYYANLSDYNKILSQRNNYLKNDKLDMPLVEIFDRQLCHCAGAIYMARRDFISKLSEYALEFHSSIVGRREEFRINYINQLNIGMDDTPQSAESALFELLSRKREDDIRKRNTGYGPHRDDIQVIVDSLDVKIYGSQGQQRTASIAIKLSELELMKAETGEYPVLLLDDVFSELDEKRQKLLIDSISGIQTFVTTAENAHIDIFEGKEYAVFNIDGGKVL; encoded by the coding sequence ATGCATCTTGACAGTCTTAGGCTTGTAAATTACAGGAATTATTCGGACGTTGAGATTTCATTTAATCCCAACATAAACATAATAGTCGGAAAAAACGGACAGGGAAAGACGAACATACTCGAGTCGATATATTTTCTGGCTGTAGGCAAGTCTTTTCGAACAAGCAAAGACAGGGAAGCAGTTAAATTCGGCTGCAAAAACGCGTATATAGCATCAAATTTTATAAAAAACGGCCGCAAAAATACGCTGGAGTTTTTAATAGGCAGCAGTTCGAAGGCTGTAAAGAAAAATGGATTAGCACTCCTTAGAATGTCCGAGCTTCTGGGCAACCTCAATGTTGTTGTATTTTCACCTGAGGACATAAGGATACTAAAGGATTCTCCTTCAGAAAGGCGAAGATTTATTGACAGGGAGATATCGCAGATATCACCCAGGTATTATGCCAATTTATCTGATTACAACAAGATACTTAGCCAAAGGAACAACTATCTAAAAAATGACAAGCTGGACATGCCGCTTGTGGAAATATTTGACAGGCAGCTTTGCCATTGCGCCGGAGCAATATATATGGCAAGAAGAGATTTCATAAGCAAGCTGTCTGAATACGCACTCGAATTTCACTCAAGCATAGTGGGCAGGAGAGAGGAATTCAGGATAAACTATATAAACCAGCTGAATATAGGCATGGATGACACGCCCCAGAGTGCGGAGTCTGCTCTTTTTGAACTTCTCTCCAGAAAAAGGGAAGATGACATAAGAAAAAGGAACACGGGGTATGGCCCTCACAGGGATGATATTCAAGTTATAGTGGATTCTTTGGATGTAAAGATATACGGCTCGCAAGGCCAGCAAAGGACTGCCTCGATAGCTATTAAACTTTCCGAGCTTGAGCTTATGAAGGCGGAAACAGGAGAATATCCGGTGCTGCTTCTTGATGATGTCTTCAGCGAGCTTGATGAAAAAAGACAAAAACTGCTCATAGATAGTATCAGCGGCATTCAAACATTCGTCACTACCGCAGAAAATGCACATATAGATATTTTCGAGGGCAAGGAGTATGCAGTATTCAACATAGATGGGGGAAAAGTATTATAG
- the remB gene encoding extracellular matrix regulator RemB, whose translation MFFHLGENHYIDAKEILMIIDIKSALSSKITRDFIEKAKNSGNSVMLSSGKPKSIIVARKKISKGYVIKAYYSSISSTTLLKRSYQYDFSSFEMEVI comes from the coding sequence ATGTTTTTTCACCTGGGAGAGAATCATTACATTGATGCTAAGGAAATACTTATGATTATAGATATCAAGTCGGCTCTTAGCTCTAAAATAACTAGAGATTTTATTGAAAAGGCAAAAAACTCTGGAAACAGCGTAATGCTAAGCAGCGGCAAGCCAAAGTCAATAATTGTTGCAAGAAAGAAGATTTCAAAGGGATATGTTATAAAAGCATATTATTCTTCAATATCTTCAACCACTCTGCTTAAAAGGTCTTACCAATATGATTTTTCTTCTTTTGAAATGGAGGTTATATAA
- the gyrB gene encoding DNA topoisomerase (ATP-hydrolyzing) subunit B has translation MQEYGAQQIQVLEGLEPVRKRPGMYIGSTGPRGLHHLVYEVVDNSIDEALAGYCSDIYVSIEPDNSIVVIDNGRGIPTGKHPKTGKSAVETVLTVLHAGGKFGEGGYKVSGGLHGVGVSVVNALSEKLEVIVKREGKIYSQTFMRGASQGDLAVVGETSETGTTIKFKPDKEIFEDIEYKFDTLEHRLRELAFLNKGIKIILEDKRFEREQKKEFMYRGGIVEFVKHLNKNRTSIQEDVIYFEKQVEDCTVEVAMQYTDGFTENIYSFANNINTHEGGSHLTGFKASLTKVLNDYARKYGSLKEKEENFTGEDIREGLTAIISVKLTNPQYEGQTKTKLGNTEVRGIVEGVTSENLEAFLEETPNSAKIIVEKCLRAQRARNAAKKARELARRKSALESTSLPGKLADCSEKDPAKSEVYIVEGDSAGGSAKQGRDRNTQAILPIRGKILNVEKSRLDKILSSDEIKNMITAFGCGIGNELDLARLRYHKIVIMTDADVDGAHIRTLLLTFFFRYMRDLIENGYIYIAQPPLYQVKKGRKEHYVYNDKELEKLLEEIGRKGIGIQRYKGLGEMNPEQLWETTMNPDHRTLLQVSIDDAAHSDEIFSMLMGDKVEPRREFIEQNARYVSNLDF, from the coding sequence ATGCAAGAATACGGAGCACAACAGATTCAGGTTCTAGAAGGGCTTGAGCCGGTCAGAAAAAGGCCGGGAATGTATATAGGTTCAACAGGGCCAAGGGGGCTTCACCATCTTGTGTATGAGGTGGTTGACAACAGTATAGACGAGGCGCTTGCAGGATACTGCAGTGACATATACGTTTCAATAGAGCCTGACAACTCGATAGTAGTAATCGACAATGGAAGGGGAATACCTACGGGTAAACACCCAAAAACAGGCAAGTCTGCAGTGGAGACAGTGCTTACTGTGCTGCACGCAGGAGGCAAGTTTGGGGAAGGCGGATATAAGGTTTCAGGAGGACTTCACGGCGTAGGTGTGTCTGTTGTAAACGCCCTTTCAGAAAAGCTTGAAGTCATAGTGAAAAGGGAAGGCAAGATATATTCCCAGACTTTTATGAGGGGAGCATCACAAGGGGATCTTGCGGTTGTAGGCGAAACAAGCGAAACCGGAACAACAATCAAATTCAAGCCTGACAAGGAAATATTCGAAGATATAGAATATAAATTTGACACACTCGAGCACAGGCTGAGGGAGCTGGCTTTCCTTAACAAGGGGATCAAGATAATACTTGAGGACAAAAGGTTTGAGAGGGAACAAAAGAAAGAATTCATGTACAGGGGCGGAATTGTTGAGTTTGTAAAACACCTGAACAAGAACAGAACGTCAATACAAGAGGACGTTATATATTTTGAAAAGCAAGTCGAGGATTGCACTGTCGAAGTGGCTATGCAGTATACGGATGGTTTCACGGAAAACATATATTCATTTGCAAACAACATAAACACCCATGAAGGCGGAAGCCATCTTACTGGTTTCAAGGCTTCGCTTACTAAGGTGCTGAATGACTATGCAAGAAAGTACGGCTCGCTAAAGGAAAAGGAAGAAAACTTCACGGGTGAAGACATAAGGGAAGGTCTTACAGCCATTATCTCCGTAAAGCTCACAAATCCTCAGTATGAGGGACAGACAAAGACTAAGCTCGGGAACACTGAGGTAAGGGGAATAGTCGAGGGAGTTACATCTGAGAATCTCGAGGCGTTCCTTGAGGAAACACCGAATTCGGCCAAGATAATAGTCGAAAAATGTCTCAGGGCTCAAAGAGCCAGAAATGCAGCAAAAAAGGCAAGAGAGCTTGCAAGGAGAAAAAGCGCTCTTGAGAGCACATCACTTCCTGGAAAGCTGGCCGACTGTTCGGAAAAGGACCCTGCAAAATCAGAGGTATATATAGTCGAGGGAGACTCTGCGGGAGGCTCTGCAAAGCAGGGCAGGGACAGAAACACACAGGCGATACTGCCTATAAGGGGTAAAATACTTAATGTTGAAAAGTCAAGGCTAGACAAGATACTCTCGTCTGACGAGATAAAAAATATGATAACTGCATTCGGCTGCGGCATAGGCAATGAGCTTGACCTTGCAAGGCTCAGATACCACAAGATAGTAATAATGACGGATGCCGACGTTGACGGAGCTCACATCAGGACGCTTCTGCTTACCTTCTTCTTCAGATATATGAGGGACCTTATTGAAAACGGATATATATATATAGCCCAGCCGCCCCTTTACCAGGTTAAAAAGGGCAGAAAAGAGCATTATGTATACAATGACAAGGAGCTCGAGAAATTGCTTGAAGAGATAGGTAGAAAAGGTATAGGAATACAGAGATACAAAGGTCTTGGAGAGATGAATCCAGAGCAGCTTTGGGAGACTACTATGAATCCTGATCACAGGACGCTTCTCCAGGTTAGTATAGATGATGCAGCTCATTCAGATGAAATATTCTCGATGCTCATGGGAGACAAGGTTGAGCCAAGGAGAGAATTCATAGAGCAAAATGCAAGATATGTAAGCAATCTGGATTTCTAG
- the gyrA gene encoding DNA gyrase subunit A: protein MNSGEKDKVIEIQIEEEMKKSYIDYAMSVIVGRALPDVRDGLKPVHRRILYAMNDLGLYPEKAYRKSATVVGEVLGKYHPHGDASVYDAMVKMAQDFSMRKQLVDGHGNFGSVDGDSAAAMRYTEAKLSKLAMELLRDIDKETVAFAPNYDESREEPTVLPAKYPNLLVNGSNGIAVGMATSIPPHNLGEVIDGVVSYIDNPEISVPELVQHIKGPDFPTGGIILGKNDMEAAYQKGRGRVRVRAKAEIEETNKGRERIVITEIPYQVNKARLIEKIADLVKDKRIEGISDLRDESNRQGMRIVVDLKRDVNSSVVLNQLYKHTQLEDTYSIIMLSLVNGEPKVLNLKQMIYHYVEHQKEIITRRTKFDLKKAQDRAHILEGLKIALDNLDEVIKIIRGSSDGQVAKEELIGRFALSEPQAQAILDMRLQRLTGLERGKIETEYNELMDLIKSLQEILASEQTLMGIIKGELNAVKEKFADKRRTKIRAVEEEINIEDLIEDEEIAITLTHLGYIKRVTSDTYKSQRRGGKGISALSTREADFVEHLVTTTTHSRVLFFTNKGRVYRIKAYEIPEGKRQAKGMALVNIIPLEKDEKVTAIIPYIEAEAEKYLLLCTKKGIMKKTLLSEFRKSKRNGLIAINLRDDDELIGVKLTDGYQEIMLVTRKGMSIRFSEQDIRPMGRSAMGVKAMTIPKDDELVSISLVGEGDELLVVSEKGFGKRTLLDEYRLQSRGGKGIKTYNVNEKTGFIAGSKTVNTDDELMIISSDGVLIRLKVEGISQFGRATSGVKLMKTEEDAHIVSIAKILADEDEE, encoded by the coding sequence ATGAATTCAGGAGAAAAAGATAAAGTTATTGAAATACAGATAGAAGAAGAGATGAAAAAATCGTATATTGACTACGCAATGTCTGTAATAGTAGGACGTGCGCTTCCTGATGTAAGGGACGGACTAAAGCCGGTACACAGGAGGATACTTTATGCGATGAATGACCTGGGGCTATATCCAGAAAAGGCCTACAGGAAATCGGCAACAGTTGTCGGTGAAGTTCTGGGTAAATACCATCCGCACGGTGACGCATCTGTATATGACGCCATGGTTAAAATGGCGCAGGACTTTTCAATGAGAAAGCAACTTGTTGACGGCCACGGAAACTTCGGTTCTGTGGATGGCGACAGCGCCGCTGCTATGCGTTATACGGAGGCAAAGCTCTCGAAGCTTGCAATGGAGCTTCTAAGGGACATAGACAAGGAGACTGTGGCTTTTGCCCCAAACTACGATGAAAGCAGGGAGGAGCCTACAGTGCTCCCTGCAAAGTACCCGAATCTGCTTGTAAACGGCTCCAATGGAATAGCTGTCGGCATGGCCACATCTATTCCGCCGCATAATCTTGGGGAGGTCATAGATGGAGTAGTGTCATATATTGACAATCCTGAAATAAGCGTACCTGAACTGGTACAGCATATAAAAGGACCTGATTTTCCAACAGGGGGCATAATACTAGGCAAAAATGACATGGAGGCTGCTTACCAAAAAGGCAGAGGCAGAGTAAGGGTTAGGGCCAAGGCTGAAATAGAGGAGACAAACAAGGGCAGAGAGAGGATAGTAATAACAGAGATACCTTACCAGGTAAACAAGGCCAGGCTTATAGAAAAGATAGCAGACCTTGTAAAGGACAAGAGAATAGAAGGAATATCAGACCTTAGGGACGAGAGCAACAGGCAGGGAATGAGGATAGTTGTAGACCTCAAAAGGGATGTAAACTCAAGTGTGGTGCTTAACCAGCTCTACAAGCACACCCAACTGGAAGATACCTACAGCATAATAATGCTCTCGCTTGTAAACGGCGAACCAAAGGTACTCAACCTCAAGCAGATGATATACCACTATGTGGAGCACCAGAAGGAAATAATAACAAGAAGGACCAAATTCGACCTTAAAAAGGCGCAGGACAGGGCCCACATACTTGAAGGCCTTAAGATAGCCCTAGACAATCTTGATGAAGTTATAAAGATAATAAGAGGCAGTTCGGACGGTCAGGTAGCAAAGGAAGAGCTGATAGGCAGGTTTGCACTTTCAGAGCCTCAGGCCCAGGCGATACTCGATATGAGGCTGCAAAGGCTTACAGGGCTTGAGAGAGGAAAGATCGAAACAGAATACAATGAATTAATGGACCTCATAAAATCTCTCCAAGAGATACTAGCAAGCGAGCAAACGCTCATGGGTATAATAAAGGGCGAGCTTAATGCAGTAAAAGAAAAATTTGCAGACAAGAGAAGGACAAAAATCAGGGCTGTCGAAGAGGAAATAAACATAGAAGACCTTATTGAAGATGAGGAGATTGCAATAACTCTAACTCACCTTGGATATATAAAAAGAGTCACATCAGATACCTACAAGAGCCAAAGAAGAGGAGGAAAAGGCATAAGTGCCCTGAGTACAAGGGAAGCTGATTTTGTCGAGCATCTCGTGACAACAACTACTCACAGCAGAGTACTCTTCTTCACAAACAAGGGCAGGGTATACAGGATAAAGGCTTATGAAATTCCTGAAGGCAAGAGACAGGCAAAGGGCATGGCATTAGTGAACATAATACCTCTTGAAAAAGATGAAAAAGTCACAGCTATAATTCCATATATTGAGGCAGAGGCTGAAAAATATCTCCTGCTTTGCACAAAGAAAGGGATAATGAAAAAAACTCTGCTTTCAGAGTTCAGAAAGAGCAAGAGAAATGGACTTATCGCAATAAACCTTCGCGATGACGATGAGCTTATAGGCGTGAAGCTTACAGACGGGTATCAGGAGATAATGCTCGTTACAAGAAAGGGAATGTCTATAAGATTTAGCGAGCAGGATATAAGGCCTATGGGAAGAAGCGCCATGGGTGTAAAAGCCATGACGATTCCAAAGGATGACGAGCTTGTGTCAATAAGTCTTGTGGGTGAAGGTGATGAGCTGCTTGTAGTAAGTGAAAAGGGCTTTGGGAAGAGAACCCTTCTTGACGAGTACAGGCTTCAGTCCAGGGGTGGAAAAGGAATAAAAACCTATAATGTAAACGAAAAGACGGGATTCATAGCGGGTTCCAAGACGGTTAACACAGATGATGAACTTATGATTATAAGCTCCGATGGAGTACTTATAAGACTGAAGGTTGAGGGTATATCTCAGTTTGGAAGGGCGACAAGCGGAGTCAAGCTTATGAAAACTGAAGAGGATGCACATATAGTTTCAATAGCCAAGATACTCGCGGACGAGGATGAAGAATAA
- a CDS encoding YtxH domain-containing protein, whose protein sequence is MKKAKYVAIGAVLGAVAAALLTPKTGKQLRVQTVAAAKKIAGGSDNIIEVIKEFVLNKNMSADIVQPEEEIIISKDYTIKENIENEG, encoded by the coding sequence TTGAAAAAGGCTAAATACGTTGCAATTGGAGCTGTGCTTGGAGCTGTTGCCGCGGCATTGCTGACTCCTAAGACAGGCAAACAGCTTAGAGTTCAAACTGTTGCTGCAGCAAAAAAAATAGCAGGCGGGTCAGATAACATCATTGAAGTTATAAAGGAGTTTGTTTTAAATAAAAATATGTCAGCAGATATAGTTCAGCCGGAAGAAGAGATTATAATAAGCAAGGACTACACCATAAAGGAGAACATTGAAAATGAAGGTTAG
- a CDS encoding STAS domain-containing protein, with translation MSLVINKNFDEEKNVWDVALKGEVDIYTANKLKETLIDMVSEKPQDILIDASSLEYIDSTGLGVLIGALKRLKQHDKDIYIRETKVNVRKIFNITGLDKIFKLEG, from the coding sequence ATGTCACTTGTAATCAATAAGAATTTCGACGAGGAAAAAAATGTTTGGGATGTAGCACTAAAGGGAGAAGTAGATATATATACTGCAAACAAGCTTAAGGAAACTCTTATAGACATGGTTTCAGAAAAGCCACAGGATATACTAATAGATGCGTCAAGTCTTGAGTATATAGATTCAACAGGTCTGGGCGTTCTAATAGGAGCGTTAAAGAGATTAAAGCAGCACGACAAGGATATATATATTAGGGAAACAAAGGTAAACGTAAGAAAGATATTCAACATAACAGGACTTGATAAAATATTTAAGTTGGAGGGATAG
- a CDS encoding ATP-binding protein gives MTIPSRPEYVGVIRLTVSAIANRIGFNIEDIEDIKVAVAEACTNAIQHSYKNAKNFYVGFEVGIDSLGIIVKDEGTGIKVEDVKEPQLGELKEGGLGIFIIKSLMDEVSFSCEIEKGTEIKMVKFLHENY, from the coding sequence ATGACGATCCCAAGCAGACCAGAATATGTAGGCGTAATAAGACTGACTGTTTCAGCTATTGCAAATAGAATAGGATTTAACATTGAAGATATAGAGGATATTAAAGTTGCGGTTGCCGAAGCGTGCACAAACGCTATTCAGCACAGTTATAAAAATGCAAAGAATTTTTATGTTGGATTTGAGGTCGGCATAGACAGCTTGGGCATAATAGTAAAGGATGAAGGAACAGGCATAAAAGTTGAGGATGTAAAAGAGCCTCAGCTAGGAGAACTTAAAGAAGGCGGCTTAGGAATATTCATAATAAAAAGTCTTATGGATGAAGTTAGCTTCAGCTGTGAAATTGAAAAAGGGACAGAAATAAAGATGGTCAAGTTTTTGCATGAGAATTATTAG
- a CDS encoding SigB/SigF/SigG family RNA polymerase sigma factor, which produces MAKKSNKKTGPRDSFYADKSDKELFLLYRENKDVDIRNELINRNLYIVEILSKKFINKGIEYEDIYQVASLGLIYAIERFDTDKGFEFSSFATPTIIGEIKKYFRDKGWSIRVPRRIQELSKKVNTASVFLQQQLHRVPKVEDIANYLGCSQEDVLEAIDASYVYKPKSLDLSYDNDGDDKDIQLMDLVGSEDKSFTNIENKDFLERAMSKLNEIELKIINDRFFSNKTQMAIANELGVSQMTVSRIEKKVLSKLKKEYEKMSL; this is translated from the coding sequence ATGGCAAAAAAATCTAATAAAAAAACTGGCCCAAGGGATTCTTTTTATGCTGACAAGAGTGACAAAGAGCTTTTTTTACTATACCGCGAAAACAAGGATGTCGATATAAGAAATGAGCTTATAAACAGAAATTTGTATATAGTCGAAATACTTTCAAAGAAATTCATAAACAAGGGCATCGAATATGAAGATATATACCAGGTGGCTTCACTTGGGCTAATATATGCAATAGAAAGGTTCGATACAGACAAGGGTTTTGAATTTTCCAGCTTTGCAACTCCAACCATAATAGGGGAAATCAAAAAATATTTCAGGGATAAGGGCTGGTCTATAAGAGTCCCACGAAGGATACAGGAGCTCTCGAAAAAGGTCAATACTGCAAGTGTATTTCTTCAGCAGCAGCTCCACAGAGTGCCCAAGGTTGAGGATATAGCCAACTATCTTGGCTGCAGCCAGGAAGATGTGCTTGAAGCAATAGATGCCTCATATGTATATAAGCCAAAATCGCTTGATCTTTCATATGATAACGACGGAGACGACAAAGACATACAGCTTATGGATCTTGTGGGAAGCGAGGACAAAAGCTTCACGAATATAGAAAATAAGGATTTTCTTGAAAGGGCCATGTCAAAGCTCAATGAGATAGAGCTAAAGATAATAAATGACAGGTTCTTCAGCAACAAGACCCAAATGGCCATAGCAAACGAGCTTGGTGTTTCGCAGATGACAGTTTCGAGGATAGAAAAAAAAGTGCTGTCAAAACTAAAGAAAGAATATGAGAAGATGTCATTGTAA